Proteins encoded by one window of Mus musculus strain C57BL/6J chromosome 10, GRCm38.p6 C57BL/6J:
- the Pald1 gene encoding paladin isoform X1 has protein sequence MGTTASTAQQTVSAGTSLEGLQGGSSSSMDSQHSLGGVQSFRATSLHNSKAKSIIPNKVAPVVITYNCKEEFQIHDELLKAHYRMGRLSDATPEHYLVQGRYFLVRDITEKMDILGTLKSCGAPNFRQVRGGLPVFGMGQPSLLGFRRVLQKLQTDGLKECIIFCVREEPVVFLRAEEDFVSYTPRDKESLHENLRDPSPGVKAENLELAIQKEIHDFAQLRDNVYHVYHNTEDLRGEPHTVAIRGEDGVCVTEEVFKRPLFLQPTYSRYHRLPLPEQGAPLEAQFDAFVSVLRETPSLLPLRDNHGPLPALLFSCQSGVGRTNLGMVLGTLVMFHHSRTTSQLEAASPLAKPLPMEQFQVIQGFICKVPQGKKMVEEVDRAISACAELHDLKEEVLKNQRRLESFRPESRGQECGSQQAVQQRALWSLELYFYLLLFNYYLHEQYPLAFALSFSRWLCTHPELYRLLVELNSVGPLVPGDLIAKGSLEADDLVSLDALSTVREMDVANFRRVPRMPIYGTAQPSAKALGNILAYLSDAKRKLRQVVWINLREEVVLECDGHTHSLWPPGPALAPEHLEALEAQLKAHLSAPVPNTKSPTAPRFQKCLTTQEVFSQHQGACLGLTYCRIPVPDFCAPREEDFDRLLEALRAALTKDPGTGFVFSCLSGQGRTTTAMVVAVLACWHIGGCPEVGEEELVSVPDAKFTKGEFQVVMKVVQLLPDGHHVKKEVDAALDIVSETMTPMHYHLREIIISTYRQAKATKEAQEAQRLQLRSLQYLERYIYLILFNAYLRLEKTSSWQRPFSTWMREVATKAGIYEILNQLGFPELESIEEQPLSRLRYRWQEQSRDPEPCDVGDFL, from the exons GTACAACTGCAAGGAGGAGTTCCAGATCCACGATGAGCTGCTCAAGGCCCATTACAGGATGGGCCGGCTCTCGGATGCCACCCCCGAGCACTACCTGGTGCAG GGTCGCTATTTCTTGGTGCGTGACATCACCGAGAAGATGGACATACTGGGCACCTTGAAGAGCTGTGGGGCTCCCAACTTCCGGCAGGTGCGGGGAGGCCTCCCTGTGTTTGGCATGGGACAGCCCAGCCTCTTGGGGTTCAGGAGGGTCCTGCAGAAACTCCAGACGGACGGACTCAAG GAGTGCATTATCTTCTGCGTGCGGGAGGAGCCTGTGGTGTTCTTGCGCGCTGAGGAGGACTTTGTGTCTTACACACCTCGAGACAAGGAGAGCCTTCATGAGAACCTCAGGGACCCTAGTCCAGGGGTCAAGGCTGAGAATCTGGAGCTGGCCATCCAGAAAGAG ATCCATGACTTTGCCCAATTGAGAGATAATGTGTACCACGTATACCACAACACAGAGGACCTGCGCGGGGAGCCGCACACCGTGGCCATCCGAGGTGAGGATGGCGTGTGCGTGACCGAGGAGGTGTTTAAGCGGCCGCTCTTCCTGCAGCCCACCTACAG CAGATACCACCGCCTCCCCTTGCCAGAGCAAGGGGCCCCCCTGGAAGCCCAGTTTGATGCCTTTGTCAGCGTTCTTCGG GAGACCCCCAGCCTTCTGCCACTCAGAGATAACCACGGGCCTCTGCCTGCCCTCCTGTTCAGCTGCCAGTCAGGTGTAGGCAGAACCAACCTAGGCATGGTCCTGGGAACCCTCGTCATGTTCCACCACAGTAGGACCACCTCCCAGCTAGA GGCAGCCTCCCCGTTGGCCAAACCCCTGCCCATGGAGCAGTTTCAGGTGATCCAGGGCTTCATCTGTAAGGTGCCACAGGGGAAGAAAATGGTGGAGGAG GTGGATCGAGCGATCAGTGCCTGTGCAGAGTTGCATGACCTGAAGGAGGAGGTCCTAAAAAACCAGAGGAGGCTGGAAAGCTTCAGGCCAGAGAGCCGGGGACAG GAATGTGGTAGTCAGCAAGCTGTCCAGCAGAGGGCGCTGTGGAGCCTGGAGCTGTACTTCTATCTGCTCCTATTTAACTACTATCTGCATGAGCAG TACCCCCTGGCCTTTGCCCTCAGTTTCAGTCGATGGCTGTGTACCCATCCTGAGCTGTACCGTCTGCTGGTGGAGCTGAATTCAGTGGGGCCCTTGGTCCCTGGGGACCTCATCGCCAAGGGCTCCCTG GAAGCAGATGATCTTGTGTCCCTGGATGCACTTAGCACCGTCAGAGAGATGGACGTGGCCAACTTCCGGCGTGTACCTCGAATGCCTATCTATGGCACCGCACAGCCTAGTGCCAAG gccTTAGGCAACATCCTGGCTTACCTGTCTGACGCCAAGAGGAAGCTTCGGCAGGTGGTCTGGATCAACCTGAGGGAGGAGGTTGTGTTAGAGTGTGACGGTCACACGCACAGCTTGTGGCCTCCCGGACCAGCCCTGGCCCCTGAGCATCTGGAG GCTCTGGAGGCCCAGCTGAAGGCCCACCTGAGCGCACCTGTCCCCAACACCAAGAGCCCTACTGCCCCCAGGTTCCAGAAGTGCCTGACCACACAGGAGGTCTTCAGCCAGCACCAGGGGGCCTGCCTTGGCCTTACCTACTGCCGTATCCCTGTGCCAGACTTCTGCGCCCCTCGGGAGGAG GACTTTGACCGGCTGCTTGAGGCCCTGCGAGCTGCTCTCACCAAGGACCCGGGCACAGGCTTTGTCTTCAGCTGCCTCAGTGGCCAGGGCCGGACCACAACTGCCATGGTGGTAGCCGTGCTGGCCTGCTGGCACATTGGG GGCTGTCCTGAGGTGGGCGAGGAGGAGCTAGTGAGCGTGCCTGATGCCAAGTTCACCAAAGGCGAGTTTCAG GTGGTGATGAAGGTGGTACAGCTGCTGCCCGACGGCCACCACGTGAAGAAGGAGGTGGATGCGGCGTTGGACATTGTCAGCGAGACTATGACACCTATGCACTACCACCTTCGGGAGATCATCATATCCACCTACCGACAG GCAAAGGCTACCAAAGAGGCACAGGAAGCTCAGAGGTTGCAGCTGCGGAGCCTGCAGTACCTGGAGCGCTACATCTACCTGATCCTCTTTAATGCCTACCTTCGCTTGGAGAAGACCAGCTCCTGGCAGAGGCCTTTCAGCACCTGGATGCGGGAG GTGGCAACCAAAGCTGGCATCTATGAGATCCTCAACCAGCTGGGCTTCCCTGAGCTGGAGAGCATCGAAGAGCAGCCCCTGTCGAGGCTCCGCTACCGCTGGCAGGAGCAGAGTCGAGACCCAGAGCCCTGTGATGTTGGGGACTTCCTGTAG
- the Pald1 gene encoding paladin isoform X2: MGTTASTAQQTVSAGTSLEGLQGGSSSSMDSQHSLGGVQSFRATSLHNSKAKSIIPNKVAPVVITYNCKEEFQIHDELLKAHYRMGRLSDATPEHYLVQGRYFLVRDITEKMDILGTLKSCGAPNFRQVRGGLPVFGMGQPSLLGFRRVLQKLQTDGLKECIIFCVREEPVVFLRAEEDFVSYTPRDKESLHENLRDPSPGVKAENLELAIQKEIHDFAQLRDNVYHVYHNTEDLRGEPHTVAIRGEDGVCVTEEVFKRPLFLQPTYSRYHRLPLPEQGAPLEAQFDAFVSVLRETPSLLPLRDNHGPLPALLFSCQSGVGRTNLGMVLGTLVMFHHSRTTSQLEAASPLAKPLPMEQFQVIQGFICKVPQGKKMVEEVDRAISACAELHDLKEEVLKNQRRLESFRPESRGQECGSQQAVQQRALWSLELYFYLLLFNYYLHEQYPLAFALSFSRWLCTHPELYRLLVELNSVGPLVPGDLIAKGSLEADDLVSLDALSTVREMDVANFRRVPRMPIYGTAQPSAKALGNILAYLSDAKRKLRQVVWINLREEVVLECDGHTHSLWPPGPALAPEHLEALEAQLKAHLSAPVPNTKSPTAPRFQKCLTTQEVFSQHQGACLGLTYCRIPVPDFCAPREEDFDRLLEALRAALTKDPGTGFVFSCLSGQGRTTTAMVVAVLACWHIGGCPEVGEEELVSVPDAKFTKGEFQVVMKVVQLLPDGHHVKKEVDAALDIVSETMTPMHYHLREIIISTYRQDSPHISQDSPHISEAKLVLTP, translated from the exons GTACAACTGCAAGGAGGAGTTCCAGATCCACGATGAGCTGCTCAAGGCCCATTACAGGATGGGCCGGCTCTCGGATGCCACCCCCGAGCACTACCTGGTGCAG GGTCGCTATTTCTTGGTGCGTGACATCACCGAGAAGATGGACATACTGGGCACCTTGAAGAGCTGTGGGGCTCCCAACTTCCGGCAGGTGCGGGGAGGCCTCCCTGTGTTTGGCATGGGACAGCCCAGCCTCTTGGGGTTCAGGAGGGTCCTGCAGAAACTCCAGACGGACGGACTCAAG GAGTGCATTATCTTCTGCGTGCGGGAGGAGCCTGTGGTGTTCTTGCGCGCTGAGGAGGACTTTGTGTCTTACACACCTCGAGACAAGGAGAGCCTTCATGAGAACCTCAGGGACCCTAGTCCAGGGGTCAAGGCTGAGAATCTGGAGCTGGCCATCCAGAAAGAG ATCCATGACTTTGCCCAATTGAGAGATAATGTGTACCACGTATACCACAACACAGAGGACCTGCGCGGGGAGCCGCACACCGTGGCCATCCGAGGTGAGGATGGCGTGTGCGTGACCGAGGAGGTGTTTAAGCGGCCGCTCTTCCTGCAGCCCACCTACAG CAGATACCACCGCCTCCCCTTGCCAGAGCAAGGGGCCCCCCTGGAAGCCCAGTTTGATGCCTTTGTCAGCGTTCTTCGG GAGACCCCCAGCCTTCTGCCACTCAGAGATAACCACGGGCCTCTGCCTGCCCTCCTGTTCAGCTGCCAGTCAGGTGTAGGCAGAACCAACCTAGGCATGGTCCTGGGAACCCTCGTCATGTTCCACCACAGTAGGACCACCTCCCAGCTAGA GGCAGCCTCCCCGTTGGCCAAACCCCTGCCCATGGAGCAGTTTCAGGTGATCCAGGGCTTCATCTGTAAGGTGCCACAGGGGAAGAAAATGGTGGAGGAG GTGGATCGAGCGATCAGTGCCTGTGCAGAGTTGCATGACCTGAAGGAGGAGGTCCTAAAAAACCAGAGGAGGCTGGAAAGCTTCAGGCCAGAGAGCCGGGGACAG GAATGTGGTAGTCAGCAAGCTGTCCAGCAGAGGGCGCTGTGGAGCCTGGAGCTGTACTTCTATCTGCTCCTATTTAACTACTATCTGCATGAGCAG TACCCCCTGGCCTTTGCCCTCAGTTTCAGTCGATGGCTGTGTACCCATCCTGAGCTGTACCGTCTGCTGGTGGAGCTGAATTCAGTGGGGCCCTTGGTCCCTGGGGACCTCATCGCCAAGGGCTCCCTG GAAGCAGATGATCTTGTGTCCCTGGATGCACTTAGCACCGTCAGAGAGATGGACGTGGCCAACTTCCGGCGTGTACCTCGAATGCCTATCTATGGCACCGCACAGCCTAGTGCCAAG gccTTAGGCAACATCCTGGCTTACCTGTCTGACGCCAAGAGGAAGCTTCGGCAGGTGGTCTGGATCAACCTGAGGGAGGAGGTTGTGTTAGAGTGTGACGGTCACACGCACAGCTTGTGGCCTCCCGGACCAGCCCTGGCCCCTGAGCATCTGGAG GCTCTGGAGGCCCAGCTGAAGGCCCACCTGAGCGCACCTGTCCCCAACACCAAGAGCCCTACTGCCCCCAGGTTCCAGAAGTGCCTGACCACACAGGAGGTCTTCAGCCAGCACCAGGGGGCCTGCCTTGGCCTTACCTACTGCCGTATCCCTGTGCCAGACTTCTGCGCCCCTCGGGAGGAG GACTTTGACCGGCTGCTTGAGGCCCTGCGAGCTGCTCTCACCAAGGACCCGGGCACAGGCTTTGTCTTCAGCTGCCTCAGTGGCCAGGGCCGGACCACAACTGCCATGGTGGTAGCCGTGCTGGCCTGCTGGCACATTGGG GGCTGTCCTGAGGTGGGCGAGGAGGAGCTAGTGAGCGTGCCTGATGCCAAGTTCACCAAAGGCGAGTTTCAG GTGGTGATGAAGGTGGTACAGCTGCTGCCCGACGGCCACCACGTGAAGAAGGAGGTGGATGCGGCGTTGGACATTGTCAGCGAGACTATGACACCTATGCACTACCACCTTCGGGAGATCATCATATCCACCTACCGACAG GACTCCCCTCACATTTCACAGGACTCCCCTCACATCTCCGAGGCCAAGTTGGTgctcactccatga
- the Pald1 gene encoding paladin isoform 1 (isoform 1 is encoded by transcript variant 1), whose translation MGTTASTAQQTVSAGTSLEGLQGGSSSSMDSQHSLGGVQSFRATSLHNSKAKSIIPNKVAPVVITYNCKEEFQIHDELLKAHYRMGRLSDATPEHYLVQGRYFLVRDITEKMDILGTLKSCGAPNFRQVRGGLPVFGMGQPSLLGFRRVLQKLQTDGLKECIIFCVREEPVVFLRAEEDFVSYTPRDKESLHENLRDPSPGVKAENLELAIQKEIHDFAQLRDNVYHVYHNTEDLRGEPHTVAIRGEDGVCVTEEVFKRPLFLQPTYRYHRLPLPEQGAPLEAQFDAFVSVLRETPSLLPLRDNHGPLPALLFSCQSGVGRTNLGMVLGTLVMFHHSRTTSQLEAASPLAKPLPMEQFQVIQGFICKVPQGKKMVEEVDRAISACAELHDLKEEVLKNQRRLESFRPESRGQECGSQQAVQQRALWSLELYFYLLLFNYYLHEQYPLAFALSFSRWLCTHPELYRLLVELNSVGPLVPGDLIAKGSLEADDLVSLDALSTVREMDVANFRRVPRMPIYGTAQPSAKALGNILAYLSDAKRKLRQVVWINLREEVVLECDGHTHSLWPPGPALAPEHLEALEAQLKAHLSAPVPNTKSPTAPRFQKCLTTQEVFSQHQGACLGLTYCRIPVPDFCAPREEDFDRLLEALRAALTKDPGTGFVFSCLSGQGRTTTAMVVAVLACWHIGGCPEVGEEELVSVPDAKFTKGEFQVVMKVVQLLPDGHHVKKEVDAALDIVSETMTPMHYHLREIIISTYRQAKATKEAQEAQRLQLRSLQYLERYIYLILFNAYLRLEKTSSWQRPFSTWMREVATKAGIYEILNQLGFPELESIEEQPLSRLRYRWQEQSRDPEPCDVGDFL comes from the exons GTACAACTGCAAGGAGGAGTTCCAGATCCACGATGAGCTGCTCAAGGCCCATTACAGGATGGGCCGGCTCTCGGATGCCACCCCCGAGCACTACCTGGTGCAG GGTCGCTATTTCTTGGTGCGTGACATCACCGAGAAGATGGACATACTGGGCACCTTGAAGAGCTGTGGGGCTCCCAACTTCCGGCAGGTGCGGGGAGGCCTCCCTGTGTTTGGCATGGGACAGCCCAGCCTCTTGGGGTTCAGGAGGGTCCTGCAGAAACTCCAGACGGACGGACTCAAG GAGTGCATTATCTTCTGCGTGCGGGAGGAGCCTGTGGTGTTCTTGCGCGCTGAGGAGGACTTTGTGTCTTACACACCTCGAGACAAGGAGAGCCTTCATGAGAACCTCAGGGACCCTAGTCCAGGGGTCAAGGCTGAGAATCTGGAGCTGGCCATCCAGAAAGAG ATCCATGACTTTGCCCAATTGAGAGATAATGTGTACCACGTATACCACAACACAGAGGACCTGCGCGGGGAGCCGCACACCGTGGCCATCCGAGGTGAGGATGGCGTGTGCGTGACCGAGGAGGTGTTTAAGCGGCCGCTCTTCCTGCAGCCCACCTACAG ATACCACCGCCTCCCCTTGCCAGAGCAAGGGGCCCCCCTGGAAGCCCAGTTTGATGCCTTTGTCAGCGTTCTTCGG GAGACCCCCAGCCTTCTGCCACTCAGAGATAACCACGGGCCTCTGCCTGCCCTCCTGTTCAGCTGCCAGTCAGGTGTAGGCAGAACCAACCTAGGCATGGTCCTGGGAACCCTCGTCATGTTCCACCACAGTAGGACCACCTCCCAGCTAGA GGCAGCCTCCCCGTTGGCCAAACCCCTGCCCATGGAGCAGTTTCAGGTGATCCAGGGCTTCATCTGTAAGGTGCCACAGGGGAAGAAAATGGTGGAGGAG GTGGATCGAGCGATCAGTGCCTGTGCAGAGTTGCATGACCTGAAGGAGGAGGTCCTAAAAAACCAGAGGAGGCTGGAAAGCTTCAGGCCAGAGAGCCGGGGACAG GAATGTGGTAGTCAGCAAGCTGTCCAGCAGAGGGCGCTGTGGAGCCTGGAGCTGTACTTCTATCTGCTCCTATTTAACTACTATCTGCATGAGCAG TACCCCCTGGCCTTTGCCCTCAGTTTCAGTCGATGGCTGTGTACCCATCCTGAGCTGTACCGTCTGCTGGTGGAGCTGAATTCAGTGGGGCCCTTGGTCCCTGGGGACCTCATCGCCAAGGGCTCCCTG GAAGCAGATGATCTTGTGTCCCTGGATGCACTTAGCACCGTCAGAGAGATGGACGTGGCCAACTTCCGGCGTGTACCTCGAATGCCTATCTATGGCACCGCACAGCCTAGTGCCAAG gccTTAGGCAACATCCTGGCTTACCTGTCTGACGCCAAGAGGAAGCTTCGGCAGGTGGTCTGGATCAACCTGAGGGAGGAGGTTGTGTTAGAGTGTGACGGTCACACGCACAGCTTGTGGCCTCCCGGACCAGCCCTGGCCCCTGAGCATCTGGAG GCTCTGGAGGCCCAGCTGAAGGCCCACCTGAGCGCACCTGTCCCCAACACCAAGAGCCCTACTGCCCCCAGGTTCCAGAAGTGCCTGACCACACAGGAGGTCTTCAGCCAGCACCAGGGGGCCTGCCTTGGCCTTACCTACTGCCGTATCCCTGTGCCAGACTTCTGCGCCCCTCGGGAGGAG GACTTTGACCGGCTGCTTGAGGCCCTGCGAGCTGCTCTCACCAAGGACCCGGGCACAGGCTTTGTCTTCAGCTGCCTCAGTGGCCAGGGCCGGACCACAACTGCCATGGTGGTAGCCGTGCTGGCCTGCTGGCACATTGGG GGCTGTCCTGAGGTGGGCGAGGAGGAGCTAGTGAGCGTGCCTGATGCCAAGTTCACCAAAGGCGAGTTTCAG GTGGTGATGAAGGTGGTACAGCTGCTGCCCGACGGCCACCACGTGAAGAAGGAGGTGGATGCGGCGTTGGACATTGTCAGCGAGACTATGACACCTATGCACTACCACCTTCGGGAGATCATCATATCCACCTACCGACAG GCAAAGGCTACCAAAGAGGCACAGGAAGCTCAGAGGTTGCAGCTGCGGAGCCTGCAGTACCTGGAGCGCTACATCTACCTGATCCTCTTTAATGCCTACCTTCGCTTGGAGAAGACCAGCTCCTGGCAGAGGCCTTTCAGCACCTGGATGCGGGAG GTGGCAACCAAAGCTGGCATCTATGAGATCCTCAACCAGCTGGGCTTCCCTGAGCTGGAGAGCATCGAAGAGCAGCCCCTGTCGAGGCTCCGCTACCGCTGGCAGGAGCAGAGTCGAGACCCAGAGCCCTGTGATGTTGGGGACTTCCTGTAG